The following are encoded together in the Primulina tabacum isolate GXHZ01 chromosome 18, ASM2559414v2, whole genome shotgun sequence genome:
- the LOC142532293 gene encoding uncharacterized protein LOC142532293 translates to MAPGGRGRKGKEIAQESEAQNVRGLADIIRGRHGRSRGQVAQNVEEPPRPERPGARHVAIKQEVEQLTQKVGGIPSTTLVGSHRGSFTQEYAPPSYYAAKEEEFNQLVQGNTSVVEYASQFSALLPYVPHVARNDQAKLSRFLHGLQRTVHTLVMTGSPNTYIQAVEKAKKIEASLLRGDPQPGPSSVSKGSGSSMSMPLDLPPYQPVQSYQQPKQQRYKVKGKQFKKKSQSSSSSSGSARGGGTVGSSSTVHCDRCGGRHFSSQCLGVQGTCHNCGQVGHYARVCPNAGRQQFQPQQLGQVPRGPVFRPYAPTPSFQQSSYPPPRGPIQQPFPGPQQAQVHALTQDQAQDAPGGVIAVATPFGVYLMSREIVLNCVIRFEGNIMITSLIKLAMTDFDCILGMDVLTNYRATVDCFHGSVRFTPYYGSKWNFYGYDSQSRIPLVSAMEMFRLLSIGNEGFLIYALDATREERLKVSDIPVVKDFPDVFPDEIPGFPPQREIDLSIELISKKQHEEHLKLVLQTLREAKLYAKFSKCEFWLDRVLFLGHVISAQGVSVDPSKVEAVINWPKPTNVSEIRSFLGLAGYYRRFIEGFSRIARPMTQLTHKDRRFVWTAECESSFRTLKEKLTTSPVLALPSGSDGFVVCTDASLNGLGCVLMQNGRVIAYASRQF, encoded by the exons ATGGCACCTGGAGGAAGAGgtagaaaaggaaaagaaatagCGCAAGAATCTGAGGCACAAAATGTTCGAGGACTTGCAGATATCATTAGAGGTAGACATGGTCGTTCTCGAGGACAAGTCGCTCAAAATGTTGAAGAACCTCCTCGACCTGAAAGACCTGGAGCTAGACACGTAGCGATAAAGCAAGAAGTGGAACAGCTGACACAGAAAGTTGGAGGAAT ACCGAGCACAACTCTGGTGGGAAGCCACAGAGGAAGCTTTACCCAAGAATATGCACCACCATCATATTATGCTGCTAAAGAAGAAGAGTTCAATCAGTTGGTGCAGGGCAACACATCAGTGGTGGAATATGCTTCACAGTTTTCTGCTCTTTTGCCCTATGTTCCACATGTTGCTAGGAATGATCAGGCTAAACTATCACGTTTTCTGCACGGGTTGCAGCGGACTGTTCATACTTTGGTAATGACTGGATCGCCTAATACGTATATTCAAGCAGTGGAAAAGGCGAAGAAAATTGAAGCAAGTTTGCTCAGAGGAGACCCACAGCCAGGTCCATCATCTGTTTCTAAGGGATCTGGGAGTAGTATGTCAATGCCATTGGATTTACCTCCATATCAGCCTGTACAGTCATACCAACAACCCAAACAGCAGAGGTACAAAGTAaaaggaaagcaattcaagaagaagTCTCAATCCAGCTCTTCCAGTTCAGGCAGCGCACGAGGGGGAGGTACTGTTGGGTCATCTAGCACTGTGCATTGTGATCGATGTGGTGGTCGACATTTTAGTTCCCAATGTTTAGGAGTTCAGGGGACTTGTCATAATTGTGGTCAGGTTGGACATTACGCCAGGGTATGTCCTAATGCAGGGAGACAGCAGTTCCAGCCACAGCAGCTTGGTCAAGTTCCCCGTGGACCAGTCTTTAGACCATATGCTCCTACTCCATCATTTCAGCAGTCCAGTTACCCACCTCCCAGAGGTCCTATTCAGCAGCCATTTCCAGGGCCACAACAAGCCCAAGTCCATGCTTTGACTCAGGACCAGGCTCAGGATGCACCAGGAggagtgattgcag TTGCTACTCCTTTCGGTGTATATTTGATGTCCCGTGAGATAGTTTTGAACTGTGTGATTAGATTTGAGGGTAATATTATGATAACAAGTCTAATCAAATTAGCcatgactgattttgactgtattctgGGTATGGATGTGTTGACGAATTATCGAGCCACTGTGGATTGTTTCCATGGAAGTGTCAGATTTACACCATATTATGGCAgcaaatggaatttttatggttaTGATTCACAGTCTCGAATTCCATTAGTATCTGCAATGGAAATGTTCAGGTTGTTGTCAATCGGCAATGAAGGATTTTTGATCTATGCTCTTGATGCAACACGGGAAGAACGATTGAAAGTTTCAGACATTCCCGTTGTCAAGGATTTtccagatgtatttcccgatgagattccaggctttCCGCCTCAAAGGGAAATAGATCTTAGCATTGAATTAAT ATCAAAGAAACAACACGAAGAACATTTGAAATTAGTTCTCCAAACACTCAGAGAAGCgaaattgtatgccaaattttctaagtgtgagttttggttggacagAGTTTTATTTTTAGGCCATGTTATATCTGCACAAGGagtatctgttgatcctagtaaagttgaagctgttatCAATTGGCCTAAACCAACCAATGTGTCTGAGATTCGAAGCTTTTTGGGATTAGCTGGGTACTATAGGCGTttcattgaaggattttctagaATAGCTAGGCCTATGACCCAGTTGACACATAAAGATCGACGTTTTGTATGGACTGCAGAATGTGAGTCTAGTTTTCGGACTTTGAAAGAAAAGTTGACCACATCTCCAGTGTTAGCTTTGCCTTCAGGCTCAGATGGATTTGTTGTCTGTACAGATGCTTCCCTAAATGgactgggttgtgttttgatgcaaaatggACGAGTGATTGCCTATGCATCTCGTCAGTTttag